Proteins from one Telopea speciosissima isolate NSW1024214 ecotype Mountain lineage chromosome 1, Tspe_v1, whole genome shotgun sequence genomic window:
- the LOC122644672 gene encoding uncharacterized protein LOC122644672, whose protein sequence is MDPRKKGLILELLGLVLLGLLSLCLGRETYHFNWNITLSSYTRLNSTKEILTVNGLFPGPALHVRKGDRVFINVVNHGNYNITLHWHGVKQPRNPWSDGPEYITQCPIQVGANFTYEINLSTEEGTIWWHAHSDWSRATVHGPIFIYPKRGESYPFTKPYSQIPIIIGNWYKGDVMEIIEEALEGGGEPNTSDAHTINGQPGDLFPSSKAGTFKMVVRKGKTYLLRIINAGMNEEMFFGVANHTLTVVGSDGGYIKPIKTDYIMITPGQTMDCLLKADKTHSHYYMAAKAYSGGQGVAYDNSTTTAIIKYNGTYTPPTTPYLPTLPEYNDTDAAVNYTSRLRSLASTEHPVDVPQTVDIKIYTTISVNTLPCEGDNTCDGPDGTKLSSSLNNISFEEPTIDILQAYYKKIKKVYKTNFPDEPPYYFNFTADEIPSNLSTPKVDTRVKMIDFNSTVEIVFQGTNLNSGESHPMHLHGYSFYWVGWGFGNFNKTTDPLNYNLVDPPEINTVAVPKNGWAAIRFRADNPGVWFMHCHLERHASWGMNTVLIVKNGKTRPTSMRRKPRHVPPCTLEEAVGKHNVTIVSRYPQTDRIQRVPQESFKVSQAQDTCTRLCTPHLTCKDSDKKVDTAAVIHPDAVIRPDGVIHGIERLLIPRSVQEDFNRRRNLRQITAVKPEGAPEVDPGTHRLKKQAPPVPAGAPSVLPIYDAMAPGPWKKPKKERSCILQCLIKMDPRKKGLMLELLGLVLLALFYLCLGRETYHFNWNITKTSYTRLNSTKEILTVNGLFPGPTLHVRRGDRVFINVVNHGNYNITLHWHGVKQPRNPWSDGPEYITQCPIQVGANFTYEVNLSTEEGTMWWHAHSDWSRATVHGPIFIYPKRGESYPFTKPYSQVPIIIGNWYKGDVMEIIEEALEGGGEPNTSDAHTINGQPGDLFPSSKAGTFKMVVQEGKTYLLRIINAAMNEEMFFGVANHSLTVVGSDGGYIKPIKTDYIMITPGQTMDCLLKADQTLSHSYYMAAKAYSGAKGVAYDNSTTTAIIKYMKDGTNYTPPSTTPFLLPTLPQYNDTDAAINYSSRLRSLASTEHPIDVPQTFDIRIYTTLSVNTLPCGGNKTCDGANGNRFATSMSNISFKNPSSIDILDAYYEQMMKGVYETDFPDEPAKYFNFTADQFESNLLTPTVDTKVKMIDFNSTVEIVFQGTNLFAGENQPMHVHGYSFYWVGWGFGNFNKTTDPLNYNLVDPPEINTVGVPKNGWAAIRFRADNPGVWFMHCHLERHSSLGMSTVLIVKNGKTRATSMRRKPRHVRPPC, encoded by the exons ATGGATCCAAGGAAGAAGGGTCTGATCTTGGAGCTTTTGGGGCTTGTGTTGTTGGGACTCTTGTCCCTGTGTTTGGGCCGGGAAACCTACCATTTTAACTGGAAT ATCACTTTATCTTCATACACAAGACTGAATAGCACCAAAGAAATATTGACAGTGAATGGGCTATTTCCTGGACCAGCTTTGCATGTCCGAAAAGGAGATAGAGTGTTTATCAATGTTGTCAACCATGGAAACTATAATATCACCCTTcactg GCATGGAGTGAAACAGCCGAGGAATCCATGGTCAGATGGTCCAGAGTACATAACACAGTGCCCTATCCAAGTTGGGGCGAACTTCACATATGAGATCAACTTGAGCACAGAGGAAGGAACCATTTGGTGGCATGCCCACAGCGACTGGTCAAGAGCCACAGTCCATGGCCCCATTTTCATTTACCCCAAGCGTGGAGAGTCCTACCCTTTCACTAAGCCTTACTCTCAAATCCCCATTATTATTG GAAACTGGTACAAAGGAGACGTGATGGAGATAATTGAAGAAGCCCTTGAAGGTGGAGGAGAACCAAACACCTCAGATGCTCATACCATAAATGGTCAACCAGGAGATCTCTTTCCAAGCTCCAAAGCAG GAACTTTTAAGATGGTGGTGCGAAAAGGCAAAACCTATCTTCTTCGCATCATCAATGCAGGAATGAATGAGGAAATGTTCTTCGGTGTAGCTAATCATACACTGACAGTGGTTGGATCAGATGGAGGTTACATTAAGCCCATAAAAACAGATTATATAATGATAACCCCAGGCCAAACCATGGATTGCCTCTTGAAAGCTGACAAAACCCATAGTCACTATTACATGGCAGCTAAAGCTTATTCGGGTGGACAGGGTGTTGCCTATGATAACTCCACAACCACAGCAATCATAAAATACAATGGCACTTATACCCCTCCAACAACTCCCTATCTCCCAACCCTCCCAGAGTATAATGACACAGATGCAGCAGTCAACTACACTAGTCGACTTAGAAGCTTAGCCAGTACAGAACACCCAGTTGATGTCCCTCAAACTGTGGATATCAAAATATACACAACTATCTCTGTGAACACATTGCCTTGTGAGGGCGATAACACCTGTGATGGACCTGATGGGACAAAACTGTCTAGTAGCTTGAACAACATTAGTTTTGAAGAACCAACAATTGACATACTTCAGGCTTATTATAAGAAGATCAAGAAGGTTTATAAAACTAATTTTCCTGATGAACCACCTTACTATTTTAATTTCACAGCAGATGAGATACCATCTAATCTCTCAACACCGAAGGTGGATACTAGGGTGAAGATGATAGATTTCAACTCAACAGTGGAGATTGTGTTCCAAGGGACTAACTTGAATTCAGGGGAAAGCCATCCAATGCATCTTCATGGGTATAGCTTTTATTGGGTTGGATGGGGTTTTGGAAACTTTAACAAGACCACAGATCCCCTAAACTATAACTTGGTTGATCCCCCTGAAATCAATACAGTTGCAGTCCCTAAGAATGGATGGGCTGCTATCAGATTCCGAGCTGACAACCCTG GAGTGTGGTTCATGCATTGTCATTTGGAGCGACATGCAAGCTGGGGTATGAATACAGTCTTAATAGTGAAGAATGGTAAAACCAGACCAACTAGTATGAGAAGAAAACCTCGACATGTGCCTCCCTGC ACATTAGAGGAAGCAGTCGGCAAGCACAACGTCACTATTGTTTCACGTTATCCCCAAACGGATCGGATCCAACGGGTGCCCCAAGaaagcttcaaagtcagccaaGCACAGGACACTTGCACACGATTATGTACACCTCACCTCACCTGTAAGGATTCCGACAAGAAGGTCGATACCGCGGCGGTCATCCATCCAGACGCTGTGATCCGTCCAGATGGTGTCATTCACGGGATCGAACGGCTGTTAATCCCCCGATCTGTCCAAGAAGACTTCAACCGCCGTAGAAACCTCCGTCAAATTACAGCAGTTAAGCCCGAAGGAGCACCAGAGGTTGACCCTGGAACACACCGGCTCAAGAAACAAGCACCGCCGGTGCCTGCAGGTGCGCCATCTGTGCTGCCGATCTATGACGCAATGGCTCCGGGGCC GTGGAAAAAGCCAAAAAAGGAGAGATCTTGCATTCTTCAGtgtttgatcaaaatggatccAAGGAAGAAGGGTTTGATGTTGGAGCTTTTGGGGCTTGTGTTGTTGGCACTCTTCTACCTGTGTTTGGGCCGGGAAACCTACCATTTTAACTGGAAT ATCACTAAAACGTCATACACAAGACTGAATAGCACCAAAGAAATATTGACAGTGAATGGGCTATTTCCTGGACCAACTTTGCATGTCCGAAGAGGAGATAGAGTGTTTATCAATGTTGTCAACCATGGAAACTATAATATCACGCTTCActg GCATGGAGTGAAACAGCCGAGGAATCCATGGTCAGATGGTCCAGAGTACATAACACAGTGCCCTATCCAAGTTGGGGCGAACTTCACATATGAGGTCAACTTGAGCACAGAGGAAGGAACCATGTGGTGGCATGCCCACAGTGACTGGTCAAGAGCCACAGTCCATGGCCCCATTTTCATTTACCCCAAGCGTGGAGAGTCCTACCCTTTCACTAAGCCTTACTCTCAAGTCCCCATTATTATTG GAAACTGGTACAAAGGAGACGTGATGGAGATAATTGAAGAAGCCCTTGAAGGTGGAGGAGAACCAAACACCTCAGATGCTCATACCATAAATGGTCAACCAGGAGATCTCTTTCCAAGCTCCAAAGCAG GAACTTTTAAGATGGTGGTACAGGAAGGCAAAACCTATCTTCTTCGCATCATTAATGCagcgatgaatgaagaaatgttCTTCGGTGTAGCTAACCATTCTCTTACAGTGGTTGGATCAGATGGAGGTTACATTAAACCCATAAAAACAGATTATATAATGATAACCCCAGGCCAAACCATGGATTGCCTCTTGAAAGCTGACCAAACCCTTAGTCACTCTTATTACATGGCTGCCAAAGCTTATTCGGGTGCAAAAGGTGTTGCCTATGATAACTCCACAACCACAGCAATCATAAAATACATGAAAGATGGCACTAATTACACCCCTCCATCAACAACTCCCTTTCTCCTCCCAACCCTGCCCCAGTATAATGATACAGATGCAGCAATCAACTACTCTAGTCGACTTAGAAGCTTAGCCAGTACAGAACACCCAATTGATGTCCCTCAGACTTTCGATATCAGAATATACACAACTCTCTCTGTGAACACATTGCCTTGTGGGGGTAATAAAACCTGTGATGGAGCTAATGGGAACCGATTCGCTACAAGCATGAGCAACATTAGTTTTAAAAACCCATCATCAATTGACATACTTGATGCATATTATGAGCAGATGATGAAAGGGGTTTATGAAACAGATTTTCCTGATGAACCAGCTAAGTATTTCAACTTCACAGCAGACCAGTTTGAATCTAATCTTTTAACACCGACGGTGGATACTAAGGTGAAGATGATAGACTTCAACTCAACAGTAGAGATTGTGTTCCAAGGGACTAACTTGTTTGCAGGGGAAAACCAGCCAATGCACGTTCATGGGTATAGCTTTTATTGGGTTGGATGGGGTTTTGGAAACTTTAACAAGACTACAGATCCCCTAAACTATAACTTGGTTGATCCCCCTGAAATCAATACAGTTGGAGTCCCTAAGAATGGATGGGCTGCCATCAGATTCCGAGCAGACAACCctg GAGTGTGGTTCATGCATTGTCATTTGGAGCGTCACTCAAGCTTGGGTATGAGCACAGTATTAATAGTGAAGAATGGTAAAACCAGAGCAACAAGTATGAGAAGGAAACCTCGACATGTGAGGCCTCCCTGCTGA